From a single Sporosarcina oncorhynchi genomic region:
- a CDS encoding S-layer homology domain-containing protein yields MNKLFNATFATSVLVAGALIVQPVSASTDFIKFTDVKEAHDYYTDVYTLVEREVISGYADQTYRPNTELTRGQAAKILAMALKLETFPVTKSSFTDVSVKNQYLPYIEALAQEGIINGYDDGTFKPQNPLTRAQMAKVLVKGFNLVSEDGSLPFTDITTKSGYYGDIQTLYTSGITKGSTPTTFSPNDTVKRGQMASFVMRSERATMIEAEEVAQVQVERLTDSILKIDGNKVVFAKDSYDIPENLQGLLSEKNNVALENATIEMTVKGNQLLTIASLTITAQGTSNAPVILDGALTAGPVASLTPMAITNVAKFDGLLKIESNYIEIRNLKVDKELIISKSVKELILNEPVKALTILEDAEVVIKGKTSIGKVTIVSEKAVQLDMEGTIGELHFTKEQAVVRLGVNLLVSNIQTVKGIPVDKLISNLSAVQMNIEKVNKQKVDNQLVGSVETVTPSETPNVIETPTTKKNVINGEVVQKAIGQKASQASKTIVSYKFSAEKAPIMSNFEFNIDDGDGFITNYNYYSATQSIEGNVPKQRTGIDVAEAIVRDFHVTLKGRFAPLLQKWDVTSAGSEVIFTSKLNKAYDNFQIAIPSNGNRAEIKGEFIKKQQGSQGVDGKIEVNILTVNASVYKPSEIFVTFNDGTVTFDKKIAVTSNDTSISIASKIAAAFNDLVDWDVTNAKGSADVVFTAKEAMDDREVTITIK; encoded by the coding sequence ATGAATAAATTATTCAATGCAACATTTGCAACATCAGTACTTGTAGCAGGCGCCTTAATCGTGCAACCTGTTAGTGCATCAACGGATTTTATAAAGTTTACCGACGTGAAAGAAGCGCATGATTATTATACGGATGTCTATACATTAGTAGAAAGAGAAGTCATTAGTGGATATGCCGATCAAACATATCGTCCGAACACGGAATTGACGAGAGGACAAGCTGCAAAGATATTGGCGATGGCTTTGAAATTAGAAACGTTCCCAGTCACGAAATCCAGCTTCACAGATGTATCGGTGAAGAACCAATACCTACCTTATATTGAAGCGTTAGCCCAGGAAGGGATTATTAATGGATATGACGATGGTACATTTAAGCCCCAAAACCCGCTGACGCGCGCACAAATGGCGAAGGTTTTAGTGAAAGGATTTAATCTTGTTTCAGAAGACGGATCACTTCCATTCACTGACATCACTACGAAGTCTGGATATTATGGGGACATTCAAACTCTCTATACATCAGGCATTACAAAAGGAAGTACTCCGACGACTTTTTCACCAAATGATACAGTGAAACGTGGCCAAATGGCTTCGTTTGTCATGAGAAGTGAGAGGGCTACAATGATTGAAGCGGAAGAAGTGGCACAAGTACAAGTGGAGCGACTAACCGATTCAATATTGAAAATTGACGGTAATAAAGTTGTTTTTGCAAAAGACTCCTATGATATCCCCGAGAATTTACAAGGTCTGTTATCTGAGAAAAATAATGTTGCGTTAGAAAATGCCACTATTGAAATGACCGTTAAAGGAAATCAGTTGCTTACTATTGCTTCTTTAACCATCACTGCACAAGGAACAAGCAATGCACCAGTCATTCTAGATGGAGCGTTGACAGCAGGACCGGTCGCTAGCCTCACGCCTATGGCTATAACTAATGTTGCAAAGTTCGATGGGCTATTGAAAATAGAGTCTAATTATATAGAGATTAGAAATTTGAAAGTAGATAAAGAGTTAATCATCTCGAAAAGTGTTAAAGAACTTATACTCAATGAACCTGTTAAGGCACTTACTATTTTAGAAGATGCTGAAGTAGTGATAAAAGGGAAAACCAGTATTGGGAAAGTAACGATCGTATCGGAAAAAGCCGTCCAACTTGATATGGAAGGAACTATTGGTGAACTCCATTTCACGAAAGAACAAGCGGTTGTCCGACTTGGCGTGAATTTGTTAGTTAGTAATATCCAGACAGTTAAAGGTATACCTGTGGACAAACTGATTTCGAACCTGAGTGCTGTCCAAATGAATATTGAGAAAGTGAACAAACAGAAAGTGGATAATCAGCTAGTTGGATCCGTCGAGACGGTTACTCCTTCAGAAACTCCCAATGTTATTGAAACTCCAACAACGAAAAAGAATGTTATTAATGGAGAGGTTGTACAGAAAGCAATTGGACAAAAAGCCTCTCAAGCGAGCAAAACAATTGTCAGTTATAAGTTTTCTGCAGAAAAAGCCCCCATAATGAGTAACTTTGAGTTTAATATTGATGATGGCGATGGGTTCATTACAAATTACAATTACTATAGTGCTACCCAGAGTATAGAGGGAAATGTTCCTAAGCAGAGAACAGGAATTGACGTTGCTGAAGCAATTGTTAGAGACTTTCATGTTACCCTAAAGGGAAGATTTGCACCCTTGTTACAAAAATGGGATGTGACAAGTGCCGGAAGTGAAGTGATCTTTACTTCCAAGTTAAATAAGGCCTATGATAACTTCCAAATCGCCATTCCATCGAATGGAAACAGAGCAGAGATTAAAGGTGAATTTATTAAAAAGCAACAAGGAAGTCAAGGAGTAGACGGGAAAATTGAAGTGAATATATTAACTGTAAACGCGTCAGTATATAAGCCCAGTGAAATTTTCGTAACGTTTAACGACGGAACAGTTACTTTTGATAAAAAGATTGCAGTTACTAGCAATGATACATCCATTTCCATTGCGTCAAAAATCGCTGCAGCGTTTAATGATCTAGTTGACTGGGACGTTACAAATGCTAAAGGTTCAGCTGACGTCGTATTTACTGCGAAAGAAGCTATGGATGACAGAGAGGTAACGATTACAATTAAATAG
- a CDS encoding LuxR C-terminal-related transcriptional regulator, giving the protein MTAILLSAKTKLPQPFLDTVHRTRLLDNSPDGRYKKVTILRAPAGYGKTTLISQWLKNLQHEQVAYLSIDSSDNDAPRYWKYVLHAVAKACHSDMDQTFAPLLHASDSAGNDFLIESFIHELSVTDKPLHIVLDDYHLIENTVIHQMMTKLIEQLPDHVHIYIATRTEIDLPITKWRVKQWVYELDASQLRFTPLEVEQFYRAKNLPLPDQAQFNLIVDKTEGWIAGLQLACLTPNHDYPLEWETASRSTIFSFLVQEIMLPLPLSTQEFLLRTSLINELEPSICNQLTNRTDSFQLLEELEKKGFFIVRLQSNNPVFRYHHLFAEALQSELRRRLTAEDVSSLVQESAILLYKKGLITSAIDLCLHYELYDIAVSWMTDHLVNFITSGRTATFLRWLHHLRSHHHPVPYELLVIGVIASMSSLDTDIANSLIQELETRQITDQWMEQEEHAPMVFLYEHAKAMGIISVGGDLKIAKAIVEKQLNKNHVPSRWDTVHMPFNIFEYKLLRTSISSKGKMPAFEDGLAIAEIFRKPFYQTRGIAAYSYGTSAESLYERNLLDYAKDELDIAMQQGHELKDPGLFIPMYLLQAKIYLVEKKTTSALALLTQAKTLVTEKHWLTTLSIMQAACHITNGDLNNAEIELQATKSSQPFWMLVYARLLLAKQQPDSALEIVIQTKTKAMQEMQVATFIEATVLEAICHQRLGDKEMALTILLEALKAAAPYYYIRTFLDEEEIYTLLNKARHLHKKEESLRASISLHYIDHFQIIEKQTDELLTPREKEVYDLLTDGITNREIAEQLFLSEGTVRVYLTSIYSKIGVDSRAKAILLKYQ; this is encoded by the coding sequence GTGACGGCTATTCTTCTGTCTGCCAAAACGAAATTACCGCAACCTTTTTTGGATACCGTACATAGAACGAGATTGCTAGACAATTCCCCGGATGGACGGTACAAAAAGGTGACGATTCTTCGCGCTCCTGCTGGCTACGGGAAAACGACGCTGATCAGCCAATGGCTAAAAAACTTACAACACGAACAGGTCGCCTATCTATCCATCGATTCATCGGATAATGATGCGCCCCGCTATTGGAAATATGTGTTGCATGCAGTAGCAAAAGCGTGTCACTCGGATATGGATCAGACATTCGCGCCGCTTCTGCATGCTTCGGACAGTGCGGGGAATGACTTCCTGATTGAATCATTTATTCACGAGCTAAGCGTAACGGACAAGCCGCTGCATATCGTGCTTGACGATTATCATCTCATCGAAAACACCGTCATTCATCAAATGATGACGAAGCTAATCGAACAATTACCAGACCATGTTCATATCTATATTGCCACACGGACAGAAATCGACTTGCCGATCACCAAATGGCGTGTCAAGCAATGGGTTTACGAACTTGATGCTTCCCAACTACGATTCACACCTCTAGAAGTAGAACAATTTTACAGAGCAAAGAATTTGCCCCTACCTGATCAAGCCCAGTTCAATCTGATTGTCGATAAAACGGAAGGGTGGATTGCCGGATTACAGTTGGCATGTTTAACCCCAAATCACGACTATCCGCTGGAATGGGAAACGGCATCTCGTTCAACGATTTTCAGCTTTTTGGTACAGGAAATCATGCTTCCGCTACCATTGTCTACACAAGAATTCCTCTTACGCACATCTTTGATCAATGAATTGGAACCTTCCATTTGTAATCAGCTTACGAACCGCACGGACAGCTTTCAATTACTTGAGGAGTTGGAGAAAAAAGGATTCTTCATCGTCCGTCTCCAATCAAACAATCCTGTGTTCCGCTACCATCATCTATTTGCCGAGGCGCTACAGTCGGAGTTAAGAAGACGCCTGACAGCTGAAGATGTATCGTCTTTAGTACAAGAATCCGCAATTTTGTTATATAAAAAAGGATTGATTACTTCAGCAATCGATTTATGTTTACACTATGAACTATACGATATAGCAGTTTCTTGGATGACTGACCATCTTGTGAATTTCATTACGTCAGGGCGAACTGCGACATTCTTGAGATGGTTGCATCATTTGCGTAGTCATCACCATCCGGTTCCGTATGAATTGCTTGTTATTGGCGTTATCGCATCGATGTCTTCATTAGATACTGATATAGCGAATTCCCTTATACAAGAACTCGAGACAAGACAGATTACCGATCAGTGGATGGAGCAAGAAGAGCATGCTCCAATGGTTTTCCTGTATGAACATGCGAAAGCAATGGGGATTATTTCTGTGGGCGGTGATTTGAAAATCGCAAAGGCAATTGTGGAAAAGCAGCTCAATAAGAATCATGTACCTTCCCGTTGGGATACCGTACATATGCCTTTCAACATTTTTGAGTACAAATTATTACGGACGAGTATTTCCTCAAAAGGGAAAATGCCTGCTTTTGAAGATGGTCTCGCCATCGCTGAAATTTTCCGCAAGCCTTTTTATCAGACGAGAGGAATCGCAGCGTATTCCTACGGTACATCCGCAGAATCGTTATATGAGCGGAATTTGTTGGATTATGCGAAAGATGAACTTGATATTGCCATGCAACAAGGGCACGAACTGAAAGACCCAGGCTTATTCATCCCCATGTACTTATTGCAGGCGAAAATCTATTTAGTGGAGAAAAAGACCACTTCTGCCCTCGCGTTACTGACGCAGGCAAAAACATTGGTCACGGAAAAGCATTGGTTAACAACACTTAGTATCATGCAGGCTGCCTGTCATATTACAAATGGCGACCTCAACAATGCAGAGATTGAATTACAAGCAACGAAATCGAGTCAACCTTTTTGGATGCTCGTCTATGCGCGCTTGCTCCTTGCGAAACAGCAACCCGACAGCGCCTTGGAAATTGTCATTCAAACGAAAACGAAAGCCATGCAAGAAATGCAGGTCGCAACATTCATAGAAGCAACTGTTCTTGAAGCAATCTGTCATCAAAGACTCGGTGACAAGGAAATGGCACTAACGATTTTACTGGAAGCACTAAAAGCAGCCGCTCCCTATTACTACATCCGCACATTTTTAGATGAAGAAGAAATTTATACTTTATTAAATAAAGCCCGGCACCTCCACAAAAAAGAGGAAAGTTTACGAGCCTCCATCTCTTTGCATTATATCGATCATTTTCAAATTATCGAAAAACAGACAGATGAATTGCTTACACCGAGGGAAAAGGAAGTTTATGATTTGTTAACAGACGGGATTACGAACCGTGAAATTGCGGAGCAGCTTTTTCTATCTGAGGGAACGGTACGAGTGTATCTTACTTCTATTTATAGTAAAATCGGGGTGGATTCACGTGCTAAGGCGATTCTTCTTAAATATCAGTAG
- a CDS encoding response regulator transcription factor, with amino-acid sequence MKILLANDQTLIRKGLIFTLSAPGELEVVGEAVNKRESLHLLQTVKPDLFIIDFKLGHESGLEIIAEAKQYNGHCKFAILTNSQDLMLFEQARVLGVDAFISLQALPEEFIYALYMIQRGRKYYDPDMIDLLIQSQRESFVDKSPLEQLTLKEKEVLGKLGLGFSNKQIAHNLFITEHTVKKHVSQILSKLSLGDRTHAALYANETGLVQYRVDVLV; translated from the coding sequence ATGAAAATACTATTAGCAAATGATCAAACGCTTATTCGCAAAGGGTTGATTTTTACTTTGTCAGCACCCGGCGAGCTTGAAGTAGTTGGAGAAGCCGTAAACAAGCGAGAATCCCTTCATTTACTTCAAACAGTAAAACCTGATTTGTTTATTATCGATTTTAAGTTGGGGCACGAGAGTGGTTTGGAGATCATTGCGGAAGCAAAACAGTATAATGGACACTGCAAATTCGCCATTTTGACGAACTCACAGGATCTCATGCTGTTTGAACAGGCAAGAGTATTGGGGGTGGATGCGTTCATTTCTTTACAAGCGCTTCCTGAAGAATTCATATATGCCTTGTATATGATTCAGCGCGGAAGGAAGTATTATGATCCTGATATGATTGACCTGCTTATTCAGTCGCAAAGGGAATCTTTTGTAGACAAAAGTCCGTTAGAGCAATTGACCTTAAAAGAAAAGGAAGTGCTAGGGAAGCTTGGGCTTGGTTTTTCCAATAAACAAATCGCCCATAATCTGTTCATTACAGAACACACAGTAAAAAAGCATGTTAGTCAAATCTTATCAAAACTTAGCCTTGGCGATCGCACACATGCTGCTTTATATGCAAACGAAACGGGATTAGTCCAGTATCGGGTTGATGTGTTAGTTTGA
- a CDS encoding M20/M25/M40 family metallo-hydrolase, protein MMESAATLLSKYIQIDTSTTSGNEKSGLLYMQMVAESFGLYTYYHETTVTKGNLIIALHKEDLLPFYNEVYIKNYRKKGTPFSKEVMVLLSHVDVVDANADDWRYPPYSGEIIEGEIWGRGAIDAKQIGITHLLTMRNLKEMDSPISIIQVITSEEEYGSENGLKRLLSDYPFLWKGVTVWNEGGGFPIQVGDTFFYLVETGQKGNMSFTVTIPQKKSSNPYLPSNQTDIAAFRMVQALHTMKVENESIPASVSKMFSLMVKGMKSDASFDRYDDLIATLPEEHRRMFSAMTKTTFTVTAVHGGKRHPKLKGSYQLSVDVRPLPITKLADVKRVVEQTITDIEPEAIIDWVYESEGYDRELPESMRRILERQLQLGNVETAIVVPFMTIGSNDGKYFNDVQATVLGYCPMTTNMTFDRVLPLVHGVDERIGIVELEFGIQQLTAVFKNIIEESMEGEMSYER, encoded by the coding sequence ATGATGGAATCTGCAGCAACTCTTTTATCAAAATATATACAAATCGATACTTCAACTACATCTGGAAATGAAAAAAGCGGCTTGTTGTACATGCAAATGGTAGCAGAGTCATTTGGTCTCTATACCTATTATCATGAAACGACCGTAACTAAAGGTAATTTAATCATTGCATTGCATAAGGAAGATTTACTCCCTTTTTATAATGAAGTATATATAAAGAATTATCGAAAAAAAGGAACACCATTTTCCAAAGAAGTCATGGTCCTTCTCTCACATGTCGATGTGGTTGATGCCAACGCCGATGATTGGCGTTATCCTCCTTATTCAGGAGAAATTATCGAGGGGGAAATATGGGGAAGAGGAGCGATTGATGCGAAACAAATCGGAATCACCCATTTACTCACAATGCGAAATTTAAAAGAAATGGACTCTCCAATTTCGATTATACAAGTCATTACATCTGAAGAAGAGTATGGCAGTGAAAATGGATTGAAACGGTTATTGAGTGACTACCCATTTCTATGGAAAGGGGTAACCGTTTGGAATGAAGGGGGAGGATTTCCAATACAAGTCGGTGATACGTTCTTTTATCTAGTAGAGACTGGACAGAAAGGGAATATGTCATTCACAGTGACAATTCCTCAAAAGAAATCATCAAATCCTTACTTACCTTCAAATCAAACAGACATTGCCGCCTTTCGTATGGTGCAAGCCTTGCATACGATGAAAGTCGAAAATGAATCGATTCCTGCATCTGTATCAAAAATGTTTTCACTTATGGTGAAAGGGATGAAAAGCGACGCATCGTTTGACCGATATGACGATTTAATAGCAACCCTTCCTGAAGAACATAGAAGAATGTTTTCTGCAATGACTAAAACTACATTTACGGTGACAGCGGTTCATGGTGGGAAACGTCATCCGAAACTGAAAGGGAGTTATCAACTATCCGTTGATGTACGGCCACTTCCGATAACTAAGCTAGCAGATGTAAAAAGAGTAGTTGAACAGACAATTACCGACATTGAACCTGAAGCGATTATTGACTGGGTGTATGAGAGTGAAGGATATGACCGGGAATTACCGGAAAGTATGAGGCGGATTCTAGAGAGACAACTGCAGTTGGGCAATGTGGAAACGGCTATTGTTGTGCCCTTTATGACGATTGGAAGTAATGATGGAAAATATTTTAATGATGTTCAAGCGACAGTACTTGGCTACTGCCCAATGACAACTAATATGACATTTGATCGTGTCTTACCGTTAGTACATGGCGTAGATGAACGTATTGGCATTGTAGAGTTGGAGTTTGGAATACAGCAGCTTACAGCCGTTTTTAAAAATATTATAGAGGAATCGATGGAAGGAGAAATGAGTTATGAAAGGTAG
- a CDS encoding M24 family metallopeptidase produces the protein MKGSNAKVVREKLEQATQLMKKHEIDTWLVLTREGSDPALPLLVGVRSVHQAAIFIRESGKHIVLTSKSDAGSYESTNLFDEVRVYESSMEKAFTELWNELSVEKLALNISEQDHLCDGLTYGLYSWLKDNVGEQILHEREISSEEMLGELRSIKTEAEIATVAEAVRITVEIFESVHSKLKPFMTEIEIGNLFVEEMKERGVSSGLGDAYDPPLVCAVRHGLAHRKPSDRLVEPGDIVIIDFSMKYEDYVSDIARTFYFLKDGEQEAPATVNHAFETAYKAITESIEALLVDKKGYEVDAVGRKVIEEAGYPTIRHSVGHQIGRATHDGGTTLGPRRVPVRLAVEGSLKAGEIYAIEPTVIQDKGLPCMLVEENVLVTEEGPVLLSKRQDTLWLVKR, from the coding sequence ATGAAAGGTAGTAATGCAAAAGTTGTTCGCGAGAAACTGGAACAAGCAACTCAATTAATGAAAAAACATGAAATTGATACGTGGCTCGTCTTGACAAGAGAAGGATCCGATCCTGCATTACCGTTATTAGTAGGCGTCCGTTCCGTTCATCAAGCGGCAATCTTCATCCGGGAGTCTGGTAAACATATTGTGTTGACATCGAAAAGTGATGCCGGTAGTTATGAATCGACAAATTTATTCGATGAAGTTCGAGTGTATGAATCTTCGATGGAGAAAGCCTTTACAGAACTTTGGAATGAGCTTAGCGTAGAAAAACTTGCTTTAAATATCTCTGAACAAGATCACTTATGTGACGGGCTTACATATGGTCTGTATTCATGGCTCAAAGATAACGTAGGAGAGCAAATCTTACATGAGAGAGAAATTTCAAGTGAAGAAATGCTTGGTGAATTGCGGAGCATTAAGACCGAAGCGGAAATTGCTACGGTCGCTGAAGCTGTTAGAATCACAGTGGAAATATTTGAATCTGTCCATTCAAAATTGAAACCATTTATGACTGAAATAGAGATTGGGAACCTTTTTGTTGAAGAGATGAAAGAGCGGGGCGTTTCGTCAGGTCTTGGAGATGCTTATGATCCACCATTGGTTTGTGCAGTGAGACATGGCCTAGCACACCGTAAACCAAGTGATCGTCTTGTCGAACCAGGTGACATCGTCATTATAGACTTCAGCATGAAATATGAAGATTACGTATCGGATATTGCGAGGACATTTTACTTCTTGAAAGATGGAGAACAAGAGGCCCCTGCTACTGTCAATCATGCATTTGAAACAGCATATAAGGCCATAACTGAATCAATCGAGGCATTGTTAGTAGATAAAAAAGGCTATGAAGTGGATGCGGTTGGAAGAAAAGTGATTGAAGAAGCAGGTTATCCGACGATACGCCACTCCGTTGGACATCAAATCGGCCGGGCTACGCATGATGGGGGAACAACACTGGGTCCGCGACGTGTTCCAGTACGATTGGCAGTGGAAGGATCACTAAAAGCGGGTGAGATATACGCAATTGAACCGACTGTTATTCAAGATAAGGGGCTCCCTTGCATGCTCGTGGAAGAAAACGTATTAGTGACTGAAGAAGGTCCGGTCCTATTAAGCAAGAGGCAAGATACATTATGGCTCGTGAAAAGGTAG
- a CDS encoding M20/M25/M40 family metallo-hydrolase: MAREKVGAYKMDSKLLDKTVKLLQELIQTDTTNEYATEIEAANVLIEFFNGYEIESEIILSPEGRANFVATLVGEQQQEPLILLSHLDVVGPGSEEWTYPPFSGAIDKGVVWGRGTLDTKQLTAMHAAVFVEMKRLQDQGLLQRTVIFLATADEENGSQEGMAFIAEQYSEYFTDASVFSEGGGFIVEDNEQRYMFVAAGEKGTAKVKLKSVGVGGHAGAPPADQALLFLVSGLTSLLQQSFDPPTYSILENYMGNFKKTIEKSEQTSEDEIFIKQMYEYMKFPTVTIEKVDVGQQINVVPYYAEATIEIRTLPMQTKQDVTAILEQLFQTSNVEWEITFFQQGYECEIATNELRYIENTSAQFGYPVAIMPFTALGKTDGRFIGTFAANIYGISPVMIPFTEVLKRVHATDERIELDSFEYGTKLLVDTITYLARKEVEIYADSERES; the protein is encoded by the coding sequence ATGGCTCGTGAAAAGGTAGGTGCATACAAAATGGATAGTAAATTGTTAGATAAAACAGTAAAACTATTACAAGAATTAATCCAAACCGACACGACGAATGAGTACGCAACTGAAATCGAGGCAGCAAACGTGCTCATTGAATTCTTTAATGGCTACGAGATTGAATCTGAAATCATTCTGAGCCCTGAAGGCAGGGCGAATTTTGTCGCAACGTTAGTTGGAGAACAACAGCAGGAACCTCTTATTCTATTATCCCATCTAGATGTAGTTGGACCGGGAAGCGAGGAATGGACGTATCCTCCATTTAGTGGGGCAATTGACAAAGGCGTGGTATGGGGGAGAGGAACACTTGATACAAAACAGCTGACAGCGATGCATGCAGCAGTGTTTGTGGAAATGAAAAGATTACAAGATCAAGGTTTATTACAGCGGACTGTTATCTTTCTGGCTACGGCTGATGAAGAAAACGGGAGTCAAGAAGGCATGGCTTTTATAGCTGAACAGTATAGCGAGTATTTCACCGATGCTAGCGTATTCAGTGAAGGTGGAGGGTTCATTGTTGAAGACAATGAACAAAGATACATGTTTGTCGCCGCCGGAGAAAAAGGAACGGCTAAGGTTAAGTTGAAATCGGTAGGAGTAGGCGGACATGCGGGGGCTCCTCCAGCAGATCAGGCCCTTCTATTCTTAGTTAGTGGATTGACCAGTCTGCTTCAACAGAGTTTTGACCCGCCAACCTATTCAATTTTGGAGAATTATATGGGGAACTTCAAGAAGACTATCGAAAAAAGTGAACAAACGAGCGAAGATGAAATCTTTATAAAACAAATGTATGAATATATGAAGTTTCCGACAGTTACGATTGAAAAAGTCGATGTTGGCCAACAAATAAATGTCGTTCCCTATTATGCAGAAGCAACGATTGAAATTAGAACATTACCAATGCAAACAAAACAGGATGTGACTGCGATACTAGAACAACTATTTCAAACGTCTAATGTTGAGTGGGAAATCACGTTCTTCCAGCAAGGGTATGAATGTGAAATAGCTACGAATGAGCTTAGGTATATAGAAAATACGAGTGCACAATTTGGTTATCCTGTAGCGATAATGCCCTTTACGGCACTTGGGAAAACGGATGGACGGTTTATCGGTACCTTTGCCGCTAACATCTATGGTATCTCACCCGTCATGATTCCATTTACAGAAGTGTTGAAGCGGGTTCATGCCACTGATGAAAGAATTGAGCTTGATTCTTTTGAATACGGAACAAAACTTTTAGTAGATACAATCACTTATTTAGCGAGAAAAGAGGTAGAAATCTATGCTGATTCAGAAAGAGAAAGTTGA
- a CDS encoding M24 family metallopeptidase, with the protein MLIQKEKVEQAIAYLNEGYADAWLIYASESSDPCLSLIPGVASVGPGIFIFTKEGGRYAVCNSIDAQDIEESGIFDEVIKPDSSIEESLCELIRRIAPKKIALNYSVEEPLADGLTTGRYRWLMKTLFEFDEIEYISSETLLTKIRSIKSDSELAAIQKAVDITVDIYEAAFNRLRVGMSEIEAGDLFVQELKKRGVVNGVDRTASCPIVMKENIAHRPPGKAVIEAGDLVIFDFSVEYEGYVSDIARTVYFLKKDETEAPEKIRNTFKTIHEAITMAKEAMRPGVKGFEIDQIAREHYRENGYPDITHATGHQIGKDVHDGGALLAPRWERYGNSPYLELESRMVFTIEPTIFMDDGIHFIVEENVVVTEDGAEWLSIRQDEVICIPWGGDA; encoded by the coding sequence ATGCTGATTCAGAAAGAGAAAGTTGAACAGGCGATTGCATACTTAAATGAAGGATACGCTGATGCTTGGTTGATATATGCAAGTGAAAGTAGTGATCCATGTTTGTCGCTCATTCCAGGTGTGGCGAGTGTGGGCCCAGGAATCTTTATCTTTACTAAAGAAGGCGGACGCTACGCTGTCTGCAACTCAATCGATGCACAGGATATCGAAGAGAGTGGGATTTTTGATGAAGTTATTAAACCGGACAGTAGTATTGAAGAAAGTCTTTGTGAATTGATCAGAAGAATAGCACCAAAGAAGATTGCACTCAATTACTCAGTGGAAGAACCATTAGCGGATGGTTTAACAACAGGTCGTTATCGCTGGTTAATGAAAACATTATTTGAGTTTGATGAGATTGAGTATATTTCATCGGAGACGTTGCTGACAAAAATCAGAAGCATTAAATCCGATTCTGAGCTTGCTGCCATACAAAAGGCAGTCGATATTACAGTTGATATTTATGAGGCTGCTTTCAATCGATTAAGAGTAGGGATGTCTGAAATCGAAGCGGGTGATCTATTTGTTCAAGAATTGAAAAAGCGCGGCGTCGTCAATGGAGTGGATCGCACTGCATCCTGCCCGATTGTCATGAAAGAAAACATTGCGCATAGGCCACCGGGAAAGGCAGTTATTGAAGCTGGCGATCTAGTAATCTTTGATTTCAGTGTTGAATATGAAGGGTACGTATCCGATATTGCTAGAACAGTTTATTTTCTGAAGAAAGACGAAACCGAAGCACCCGAAAAAATACGAAACACATTCAAAACGATACATGAAGCGATAACGATGGCGAAAGAGGCGATGCGGCCAGGTGTAAAGGGGTTTGAAATCGATCAAATTGCGAGAGAACACTATAGGGAAAATGGATATCCGGATATTACACATGCAACTGGGCATCAGATAGGGAAGGATGTACACGATGGCGGTGCATTATTAGCACCTAGATGGGAGAGATATGGGAATTCTCCCTACCTCGAATTGGAATCGCGAATGGTTTTTACAATTGAACCGACCATTTTTATGGATGATGGTATTCATTTTATTGTAGAAGAGAACGTTGTAGTTACAGAAGATGGGGCAGAATGGCTTTCTATTAGACAAGATGAAGTCATCTGTATTCCATGGGGGGGAGACGCTTGA